In Drosophila yakuba strain Tai18E2 chromosome X, Prin_Dyak_Tai18E2_2.1, whole genome shotgun sequence, a single genomic region encodes these proteins:
- the LOC6525106 gene encoding PHD finger protein 7, producing the protein MVQNCVLCRSSERDELIFGTVHVQDNIMVHRNCLYLSSNLVQRGNKRLGILNFLKEDIEEEAKRCRTLMCYYCRRPGANIGCCKSSCRRTFHTKCGIDNLAQNQFSDTYKSYCHQHVLMHRRRPALIKEQECVICAEALIGEGERFSVVTCIFAPCCRNGWFHRKCLQRYANSAGYFFKCPLCNNLEVFRKVAMMGISVLNQDATWETEPNAFADQFRRDVICTAATCVAVSGRDDTSAMLLYCNNCGANPSHFLCTVQNSETYVCHVCAAVLPSPVPYVDSDSDDGDSIDETDFQAAVADLGANEQGDLIHLKLSASLWDDSNSSDDDDDSVFKRAVDNKVVETNSDDKPSTSAAARALSARTRSSLAAAGSSPGSRATAAPTRGTRTTVESPRGSQATTLISRTTRTSVAMPPRATTTTAGSSSRPTLDNQENTEPSTSNVRRSLRPRRTMPARIAVNKESDSEDSDDEPEAKRRRLSPTASESLTNRRLLRSISPEPSTPPRRTLRRRTLANLHPTYTNMDVSCVANRTRNRLPTHLATRKD; encoded by the exons ATGGTGCAGAATTGCGTGCTGTGCCGCTCCAGCGAGAGGGACGAGTTGATCTTCGGCACTGTGCACGTGCAGGACAACATAATGGTGCACCGCAACTGCTTG TACCTCAGCTCGAATCTCGTACAGCGCGGCAACAAGCGCTTGGGCATACTGAACTTCCTCAAGGAGGACATCGAAGAGGAGGCCAAGCGCTGCCGCACACTAATGTGCTACTACTGCCGCCGCCCGGGGGCCAACATTGGGTGCTGCAAGTCGAGCTGCCGCCGCACCTTTCACACCAAATGCGGCATCGACAATTTGGCCCAGAACCAGTTCAGCGACACGTACAAGTCGTACTGCCATCAGCATGTGCTGATGCATCGCCGTCGTCCGGCGCTCATTAAGGAGCAGGAATGTGTCATATGCGCGGAAGCCCTGATCGGCGAGGGCGAGCGCTTCAGCGTGGTCACCTGTATCTTCGCGCCGTGCTGCCGCAATGGATGGTTTCACCGTAAGTGCCTGCAACGCTACGCTAACTCGGCGGGCTACTTCTTCAAATGCCCGCTGTGCAACAACTTGGAGGTGTTCCGCAAGGTGGCTATGATGGGCATCTCGGTGCTAAACCA AGACGCCACCTGGGAGACGGAGCCGAACGCCTTTGCAGATCAGTTTCGTCGCGATGTCATTTGCACGGCCGCGACGTGCGTTGCGGTGTCTGGTCGTGATGACACCTCCGCCATGCTGCTGTACTGCAACAATTGCGGCGCCAATCCGTCGCATTTCCTTTGCACGGTCCAGAATTCCGAAACCTACGTGTGCCATGTTTGCGCAGCTGTCTTGCCAAGCCCAGTTCCCTATGTCGATTCGGACTCGGATGACGGCGACTCAATAGACGAAACCGACTTTCAGGCAGCCGTCGCAGATTTAGGAGCGAACGAACAGGGTGATCTTATACACCTTAAGCTCTCCGCCTCCCTTTGGGATGATAGCAACTCCTccgacgatgacgacgattCCGTCTTTAAGCGCGCAGTCGACAACAAGGTTGTGGAGACCAACTCCGATGACAAACCATCAACTTCTGCGGCGGCACGCGCTTTATCCGCCCGCACCCGTTCTTCGCTAGCAGCAGCCGGATCATCGCCCGGTTCCCGCGCAACTGCTGCGCCAACTCGTGGAACCCGCACAACAGTTGAATCACCGCGTGGATCGCAAGCAACCACTCTAATCTCACGCACAACACGCACCTCGGTCGCAATGCCGCCTCGCGCTACTACTACAACTGCTGGATCATCATCCAGACCGACACTCGACAACCAGGAAAACACTGAGCCGTCCACATCGAACGTGCGTCGTTCCCTGCGCCCTAGACGCACCATGCCGGCCAGAATCGCAGTGAACAAGGAGTCGGATAGCGAGGATAGCGATGACGAGCCTGAGGCGAAGAGGCGCCGCCTTTCGCCCACCGCTTCTGAGTCGTTGACGAACAGACGTCTATTGCGCTCCATCTCGCCGGAGCCGAGCACTCCACCTCGACGCACCTTGCGTCGCCGCACTTTGGCCAACTTGCACCCCACATACACCAACATGGATGTATCCTGTGTGGCCAACAGGACCCGCAACCGCTTGCCCACCCACTTGGCCACCCGCAAGGATTAG
- the LOC6525107 gene encoding ras-related protein Rab-35 encodes MARGFDHLFKLLIIGDSGVGKSSLLIRFSDDTFSGSYITTIGVDFKIRTVDIEGMRVKLQIWDTAGQERFRTITSTYYRGTHGVIVVYDVTNGDSFANVRRWLEEIQNNCDVVKKVLVGNKNDDPDRKVVITEDAQRFAKQMDIELFETSAKDNINVENMFLSITRQVLDHKLRTSPNEQQKDTLHLKPNPKGSKGGKCCR; translated from the exons ATGGCACGCGGCTTCGATCATCTGTTCAAGTTGCTAATAATCGGCGATAGCG GCGTGGGCAAGTCGTCGCTGCTCATCCGGTTCTCGGACGACACATTCTCGGGCAGTTACATCACCACCATCGGCGTGGACTTCAAGATCCGCACCGTGGACATCGAGGGCATGCGCGTGAAGCTGCAGATCTGGGACACGGCCGGACAGGAGCGCTTCCGGACGATCACCAGCACCTACTACCGCGGCACCCACGGCGTCATCGTCGTCTACGACGTGACGAACGGCGACTCCTTTGCGAACGTTCGCCGCTGGCTGGAAGAGATCCAGAACAACTGCGACGTGGTCAAAAAAGTATTAG TGGGTAACAAGAACGATGATCCGGACAGGAAGGTGGTCATAACCGAGGATGCGCAGCGGTTCGCAAAACAAATGGACATCGAGCTGTTCGAGACTTCCGCCAAAGACAACATAAACGTGGAGAACATGTTCTTGTCGATCACGCGGCAGGTGCTCGACCACAAGCTGCGCACCTCCCCCAACGAGCAGCAGAAGGACACGCTCCACCTGAAGCCCAATCCCAAGGGCAGCAAGGGTGGGAAGTGCTGCAGGTGA
- the LOC6525103 gene encoding TIP41-like protein: MSSECFVPRLPVDSESIQFHDWAISYEKSHILKSSCKLGTDECCPKDSAELCDLCTYQHSLQLPHLPDMVFHKNRLVLKHKDGAILEFRPMEALALVDNGKQPLEVACAQEWRETRNEQTMEEKFKPFDWTFTSTYQGTMNEKVRSEGTDQTLNKFKLMQRENIIFYHDLTLFEDELHDHGISVMSVRIRVMPSGFFILLRHFLRVDDVLIRMHDTRFHHEIENDFILKEYIHREAPCTELQSSVAFWTNPDEMQNFVPVKTKQMHKLFFK, encoded by the exons ATGTCGAGCGAG TGCTTTGTGCCCCGGCTGCCGGTGGACAGCGAGTCTATCCAGTTCCACGACTGGGCCATCAGCTACGAGAAGTCGCACATCCTTAAGAGCAGCTGCAAACTGGGCACCGACGAGTGCTGCCCCAAGGACTCCGCCGAGCTCTGCGACCTCTGCACCTACCAGCATTCCCTGCAGCTGCCCCACCTGCCCGACATGGTGTTCCACAAGAACCGGCTGGTGCTGAAGCACAAGGACGGCGCCATTTTGGAGTTCCGTCCCATGGAGGCGCTGGCGCTGGTGGACAATGGAAAACAGCCGCTGGAGGTCGCATGCGCCCAGGAGTGGCGGGAAACCCG CAACGAGCAGACGATGGAGGAAAAGTTCAAGCCTTTCGACTGGACTTTTACCTCCACCTACCAGGGCACCATGAACGAAAAGGTGCGGTCGGAGGGCACGGATCAGACCCTGAACAAGTTCAAGCTGATGCAGCGCGAGAACATCATCTTCTACCACGACTTAACCCTGTTCGAGGACGAGCTGCACGACCACGGCATCTCTGTGATGAGCGTGCGCATC CGCGTGATGCCCTCCGGTTTCTTCATCCTTCTGCGCCACTTTCTGCGCGTGGACGACGTGCTGATACGGATGCACGACACCCGCTTCCACCACGAAATAGAGAACGACTTTATCCTGAAAGAGTATATCCATCGGGAGGCGCCCTGCACGGAGCTTCAGAGCTCGGTGGCCTTCTGGACCAACCCGGATGAAATGCAAAACTTTGTGCCCGTGAAGACCAAGCAGATGCACAAGCTCTTCTTTAAGTAG
- the LOC6525104 gene encoding xaa-Pro aminopeptidase 3, with translation MNVLRRLDRLIAPTARRSAAISTSLWPNRWMAQSTTSSPGSPSTASTVTAAEVRGVAQILRQQKGNLGQPTSVSHPHLIQPDELVPGVELTEMKDRRTQLMQNIRAYARTFGAEFNGHSSPCHMLVLGAASKKYMSGKIPYVFRQNSDFYYLTGCLEPDAVLLLTIDEAQNVQSELFMRPKDPHAELWDGPRTGPELAVPLFGVTEAHSLSQLEAVLAKRAGALKPHIWFDQKTSDLPSLAQNMLRLSGDQQRPLLPAYTFLEAMRLLKSRAEMQLMRRTCDIASRSFNEVMAESQPGQSEHHLFAAIDYKCRMRNASYLAYPPVVAAGHNATVIHYVANSQLLGPQDLVLMDAGCEYGGYTSDITRTWPASGHFTEPQRTLYDMLHQLQVEIIGTVMKPGGETLDQLFETTCYKLGKYLQEIGLVGKSVSDYKELASQGYRFCPHHVSHYLGMDVHDTPHVPRNTRIVPGMVFTVEPGIYIGQDCGDVPPEFRGIGIRIEDDLLINEHGHVEVLTEACVKDPRALQELCQQQQRKPGASTAKAL, from the exons ATGAATGTCCTAAGGCGCCTGGACCGCCTGATCGCCCCCACTGCCCGCCGCAGCGCTGCCATTTCCACGAGCCTGTGGCCAAACCGCTGGATGGCCCAATCCACGACGAGCTCCCCAGGAAGTCCCAGCACCGCCTCTACAGTGACCGCGGCCGAGGTGCGCGGCGTGGCTCAAATCCTGCGCCAGCAAAAGGGCAACCTGGGACAGCCTACCAGCGTCTCGCATCCACACCTTATCCAGCCGGACGAGCTGGTTCCGGGCGTGGAACTGACCGAGATGAAGGATCGCCGTACGCAGCTGATGCAAAACATCCGTGCCTATGCGCGCACCTTCGGCGCCGAGTTCAATGGGCACTCGAGTCCCTGCCACATG CTCGTTCTGGGCGCCGCCTCCAAGAAGTATATGAGCGGCAAGATCCCATACGTGTTCCGCCAGAACTCTGACTTCTACTACCTCACTGGCTGCCTAGAGCCGGACGCCGTGCTCCTGCTGACCATCGACGAGGCCCAAAACGTGCAGTCCGAGCTCTTCATGCGTCCCAAGGACCCGCATGCCGAGCTCTGGGATGGTCCGCGCACTGGGCCCGAGCTGGCGGTGCCACTCTTCGGAGTCACTGAGGCCCATTCGCTGTCCCAGCTGGAAGCGGTGCTGGCCAAGCGGGCAGGCGCCCTTAAGCCACATATCTGGTTCGACCAGAAGACCTCCGATCTGCCGTCACTGGCGCAAAACATGTTGCGTTTGAGCGGCGATCAACAGCGTCCGCTACTCCCGGCCTACACTTTCCTGGAAGCCATGCGCCTGCTCAAGTCCCGCGCCGAGATGCAGCTGATGCGGCGCACCTGCGACATAGCCTCACGCTCGTTCAACGAGGTGATGGCCGAGTCGCAACCTGGTCAGTCGGAGCACCATCTGTTCGCGGCCATTGACTACAAATGCCGCATGCGCAACGCCAGCTACCTGGCCTACCCGCCAGTGGTTGCTGCCGGTCATAACGCCACGGTGATCCACTACGTGGCCAACAGCCAGTTGTTGGGACCGCAGGATCTGGTGCTGATGGACGCCGGCTGCGAGTATGGCGGCTACACCAGCGACATCACTCGCACCTGGCCGGCGAGTGGACATTTCACGGAGCCGCAGCGCACATTGTATGACATGCTGCACCAGCTGCAGGTGGAGATTATTGGCACCGTGATGAAGCCGGGCGGCGAGACGCTCGACCAACTGTTCGAGACCACCTGCTACAAGCTGGGCAAGTACCTGCAGGAGATCGGGCTGGTGGGCAAGTCAGTAAGCGACTACAAGGAACTGGCCAGCCAAGGGTACCGCTTCTGTCCGCACCACGTCTCCCACTACCTGGGCATGGACGTACACGACACACCGCATGTGCCACGCAACACGCGCATCGTACCCGGCATGGTCTTCACCGTTGAGCCGGGCATCTACATTGGTCAGGATTGCGGCGACGTGCCGCCCGAGTTCCGAGGCATCGGCATACGCATCGAGGACGATCTGCTCATCAACGAGCACGGCCACGTGGAGGTTCTAACTGAGGCGTGCGTCAAGGATCCGCGCGCCCTGCAGGAGCTgtgccaacagcaacagaggAAGCCCGGCGCCTCCACCGCGAAGGCGTTGTAA
- the LOC6525102 gene encoding keratin-associated protein 6-2 isoform X2, producing the protein MKCFFILIATSLVLSAWAQDAAESDLEQVASASAPEAVAVEDQVSAASSYAPLQDKKQEKRYVGGYGGYGAGYGAGYGGYGAGYGAGYGGYGSGLAAGYGGAYGSGVGVGVDSYYNPYSSRALGGLDGAAVAGYGGYGSALGGYGSALGGYGSALGGGYGSGLGGYGGSYNSNPYALSYYNSRLGAGAGTGYPYYNTRFGAGGYPSSYYTSNYGNSVVGGGLGALGGVPPIGSGYNYGSGISGTVY; encoded by the exons ATGAAGTGCTTT TTTATCCTGATAGCGACCAGTTTGGTGCTGAGTGCCTGGGCTCAGGACGCGGCGGAGTCGGACCTGGAGCAGgtggcatcggcatcggcacCGGAGGCAGTGGCCGTGGAGGATCAGGTGAGCGCCGCCAGCAGCTATGCGCCGCTGCAGGATAAGAAGCAGGAGAAGCGCTATGTTGGTGGATACGGTGGCTATGGAGCGGGATACGGCGCCGGATACGGCGGCTATGGCGCAGGATATGGCGCAGGATACGGCGGCTATGGCTCTGGCCTGGCAGCCGGCTACGGAGGAGCGTATGGCAgtggcgttggcgttggcgtcGACAGCTACTACAATCCGTACAGCTCCCGAGCTCTGGGTGGATTAG ATGGTGCTGCAGTTGCCGGATACGGTGGCTATGGATCCGCTCTGGGTGGCTATGGATCCGCTTTGGGCGGCTATGGCTCAGCCCTGGGTGGTGGCTATGGATCGGGACTGGGCGGATACGGTGGCTCCTACAACTCCAATCCCTATGCCCTGTCCTACTACAACAGCAGGCTGGGCGCTGGCGCCGGCACGGGCTATCCGTACTACAACACCCGGTTCGGTGCCGGTGGCTATCCATCCAGTTACTACACGAGCAACTACGGCAACAGCGTGGTGGGCGGCGGATTGGGCGCCCTGGGCGGAGTGCCGCCCATCGGATCGGGCTACAATTACGGTTCCGGAATCTCGGGAACCGTCTACTAG
- the LOC6525105 gene encoding delta(3,5)-Delta(2,4)-dienoyl-CoA isomerase, mitochondrial: protein MSLSRLNTLMKLAPKSTAVRTLQMQPQRNQSALPESGPTGHFKTLAVSSPKPFVFHVELHRPSKFNAISKQMWLEIKECFDGLATNPDCRAIVLSAAGKHFTAGIDLNDMMNLGQTLAETDDYARKGVIMERMIKVYQDSISSLEHCPKPVITAVHKACIGAGVDLITAADIRYCTEDAFFQVKEVDIGMAADVGTLQRLPKAVGSQSLARELCYTGRKFEAAEAHSAGLVSRLFPDKESLLTGALAVAELIASKSPVAVKTTKESLVYSLEHTNQEGLDHILLLNKLNLLSEDFAQAVAAQLTKDDKPVFAKL from the exons ATGTCGCTCTCCCGCCTGAACACTCTGATGAAACTGGCGCCCAAGTCCACGG CCGTCAGAACCCTCCAGATGCAGCCCCAAAGAAACCAATCCGCCCTACCGGAATCCGGACCCACCGGTCATTTCAAGACCCTGGCCGTCAGTTCGCCCAAGCCGTTCGTCTTCCATGTGGAGCTCCATCGGCCCAGCAAGTTCAACGCCATCAGCAAGCAGATGTGGCT GGAGATCAAAGAGTGCTTCGACGGACTGGCCACTAATCCCGACTGCCGGGCTATTGTTCTGTCCGCCGCCGGAAAACACTTCACCGCCGGCATCGACCTCAACGACATGATGAACCTGGGCCAAACGCTGGCCGAGACCGATGACTACGCCCGCAAGGGAGTCATCATGGAGCGCATGATCAAGGTGTACCAGGACTCGATCAGCAGCCTGGAGCACTGCCCCAAGCCGGTCATTACGGCCGTGCACAAGGCGTGCATCGGCGCCGGCGTGGACCTGATTACCGCCGCCGACATTCGCTACTGCACCGAGGACGCCTTCTTCCAGGTCAAGGAGGTGGACATCGGCATGGCCGCCGACGTGGGCACCCTGCAGCGTCTGCCCAAGGCAGTGGGCAGTCAGTCGCTCGCCCGGGAGCTGTGCTACACTGGGCGCAAGTTCGAGGCCGCCGAGGCCCACTCCGCGGGCCTGGTGAGTCGCCTCTTCCCAGACAAGGAGTCCCTGCTGACTGGTGCCCTTGCCGTGGCCGAGCTCATCGCCAGCAAGAGTCCCGTCGCCGTCAAGACAACCAAGGAGAGTCTTGTCTACTCCCTGGAGCACACCAATCAAGAGGGATTGGATCACATT CTCCTGCTGAACAAGCTCAACCTGCTGTCGGAGGACTTCGCCCAGGCTGTGGCCGCCCAGTTGACGAAGGACGATAAGCCCGTATTCGCCAAGCTGTGA
- the LOC6525102 gene encoding keratin-associated protein 6-2 isoform X1, with the protein MKCFFILIATSLVLSAWAQDAAESDLEQVASASAPEAVAVEDQVSAASSYAPLQDKKQEKRYVGGYGGYGAGYGAGYGGYGAGYGAGYGGYGSGLAAGYGGAYGSGVGVGVDSYYNPYSSRALGGLGEDGAAVAGYGGYGSALGGYGSALGGYGSALGGGYGSGLGGYGGSYNSNPYALSYYNSRLGAGAGTGYPYYNTRFGAGGYPSSYYTSNYGNSVVGGGLGALGGVPPIGSGYNYGSGISGTVY; encoded by the exons ATGAAGTGCTTT TTTATCCTGATAGCGACCAGTTTGGTGCTGAGTGCCTGGGCTCAGGACGCGGCGGAGTCGGACCTGGAGCAGgtggcatcggcatcggcacCGGAGGCAGTGGCCGTGGAGGATCAGGTGAGCGCCGCCAGCAGCTATGCGCCGCTGCAGGATAAGAAGCAGGAGAAGCGCTATGTTGGTGGATACGGTGGCTATGGAGCGGGATACGGCGCCGGATACGGCGGCTATGGCGCAGGATATGGCGCAGGATACGGCGGCTATGGCTCTGGCCTGGCAGCCGGCTACGGAGGAGCGTATGGCAgtggcgttggcgttggcgtcGACAGCTACTACAATCCGTACAGCTCCCGAGCTCTGGGTGGATTAGGTGAGG ATGGTGCTGCAGTTGCCGGATACGGTGGCTATGGATCCGCTCTGGGTGGCTATGGATCCGCTTTGGGCGGCTATGGCTCAGCCCTGGGTGGTGGCTATGGATCGGGACTGGGCGGATACGGTGGCTCCTACAACTCCAATCCCTATGCCCTGTCCTACTACAACAGCAGGCTGGGCGCTGGCGCCGGCACGGGCTATCCGTACTACAACACCCGGTTCGGTGCCGGTGGCTATCCATCCAGTTACTACACGAGCAACTACGGCAACAGCGTGGTGGGCGGCGGATTGGGCGCCCTGGGCGGAGTGCCGCCCATCGGATCGGGCTACAATTACGGTTCCGGAATCTCGGGAACCGTCTACTAG